The following are encoded together in the Brassica napus cultivar Da-Ae chromosome A9, Da-Ae, whole genome shotgun sequence genome:
- the LOC106427447 gene encoding decapping 5-like protein has translation MASESSQSASPSPSPSPSMGDTFVGSFISLVSNSEIRYEGILYHLNVNDSTLGLKNVRSCGTEGRKKDGPQVPPSDTVYDYILFRGSDINDLQVNPSPSPQPRHQIQREHDVNQSSLARPTMSSPPSGYDSGYGLGRGAQWVQTPALSSKPVPATHHSPVPLGFQPPPSNAGTESPASLIGSANSFQAAQSNAGLSMPMPSFVQGNKLPSTGVPPGMMGQAVSSSAMKHNDPQIIDMSASPVMGLVDDASQVVTRTPDVASDQSYSSSPLGQAQHHTPPGLASSPLSEAQLSAPYIQNRYPIAPQAVGNGVYDSLSNHHNRSIPYNIPAMTSHSAPVVPGPFSNSPQSFSDMKPLLQSRQMVNRGQEMFVATNPVSVGVPSRSLAATYQEPLLPLAATAHQSRIPSSRNEFTEEFDFEAMNEKFNKSELWGFLGKNNHREETVVEPTEEGKAKPAYNKDDFFDTISCNPLDRVARSGQQQLDSQFPEHMRQNPEAYGNHFQMPLQPQPGQGAYLAAQTNYRGGYDNNNNYSNNYYSNSGYGYYSGGRGRGRNTHF, from the exons ATGGCGAGTGAGAGTTCCCAATCTGCCTCGCCGTCGCCATCTCCATCTCCGTCGATGGGCGATACGTTCGTAGGAAGCTTCATCAGTCTAGTTTCTAACTCCGAGATCCGCTACGAAGGCATTCTCTACCATCTCAACGTCAATGACTCCACCCTAGGTCTAAAGAACG TAAGATCTTGTGGAACAGAGGGGAGGAAGAAAGATGGGCCGCAAGTTCCGCCGTCTGATACTGTTTACGATTACATTCTTTTCCGCGGAAGTGACATCAAT GATCTGCAAGTTAACCCTTCTCCATCTCCACAACCAAGACACCAGATTCAGCGTGAACATGACGTTAATCAG TCCTCTCTTGCTAGGCCAACTATGAGCTCTCCGCCTTCTGGATATGATAGTGGCTATGGTTTGGGGAGAGGAGCACAATGGGTGCAAACACCTGCTTTGAGTAGTAAACCGGTTCCTGCTACACACCATTCACCAGTCCCTTTAGGATTCCAGCCTCCTCCATCTAATGCTGGAACAGAATCACCAGCAAGCCTTATTGGTTCAGCAAATAGTTTTCAGGCTGCTCAAAGTAATGCTGGTCTGTCTATGCCCATGCCTTCTTTTGTTCAAGGAAACAAACTACCTTCCACTGGTGTCCCTCCTGGTATGATGGGCCAGGCAGTTTCATCATCTGCTATGAAGCACAATGATCCTCAGATTATAGATATGTCTGCTTCACCAGTTATGGGGTTAGTAGATGATGCATCACAGGTTGTTACTCGTACACCCGACGTTGCTTCTGATCAGTCATACTCTTCTTCTCCCCTTGGTCAAGCACAACACCATACTCCACCTGGCCTTGCTTCTTCACCACTTTCTGAAGCACAGCTTTCTGCTCCATATATTCAGAACAGATACCCCATTGCACCCCAGGCTGTTGGTAATGGTGTCTATGACTCGCTGTCTAACCATCATAACCGATCTATACCTTATAATATACCAGCTATGACTTCTCACTCAGCTCCTGTCGTTCCTGGTCCGTTTTCGAATTCGCCTCAGTCATTTTCTGACATGAAGCCATTACTACAATCTAGGCAGATGGTCAATAGGGGTCAAGAGATGTTTGTTGCAACTAACCCGGTATCAGTGGGTGTGCCATCTCGAAGTCTTGCTGCCACATATCAAGAGCCATTGCTGCCTCTTGCGGCTACAGCTCAtcag TCTCGGATCCCTAGTTCTAGAAATGAGTTCACTGAAGAATTTGATTTTGAGGCAATGAACGAAAAGTTCAATAAGAGTGAACTATGGGGTTTTCTCGGTAAAAACAATCACAGGGAAGAAACCGTAGTTGAGCCTACCGAAGAAGGGAAGGCAAAG CCTGCTTATAACAAAGATGACTTTTTCGATACAATCTCGTGCAATCCCCTTGACCGTGTAGCAAGAAGCGGACAACAACAACTAGACAGCCAGTTTCCGGAGCATATGAGACAAAATCCTGAG GCATATGGTAATCATTTTCAAATGCCACTTCAACCACAACCGGGCCAGGGTGCATATCTCGCTGCGCAGACCAACTACAGAGGCGgatatgataataataataattacagCAACAACTACTACTCGAATTCTGGTTATGGTTACTACTCTGGTGGGAGAGGCCGAGGCAGAAACACTCATTTCTGA
- the LOC106427439 gene encoding abscisic acid 8'-hydroxylase 3, which translates to MDFSGMFLIFSAAALFLCLLRFLAGFRRSSSSKLPLPPGTMGYPYVGETFQLYSQDPNVFFASKQRRYGSVFKTHVLGCPCVMISSPEAAKFVLVTKSHLFKPTFPASKERMLGKQAIFFHQGDYHAKLRKLVLRAFMPDSVRNMVPHIESIAQESLSSWDGTQLNTYQEMKTYTFNVALISILGEDAVFYRENLKRCYYILEKGYNSMPINLPGTLFHKAMKARKELAQILANILSKRRENPSTHKDLLGSFMEDKEGLSDEQIADNIIGVIFAARDTTASVLTWILKYLADNPTVLEAVTEEQMAIKKAKQGESLTWEDTKKMTLTSRVVQETMRVATILSFTFREAVEDVEYEGYLIPKGWKVLPLFRNIHHNADFFSDPGKFDPSRFEVAPKPNTFMPFGNGIHSCPGNELAKLEISILIHHLTTKYRWSIVGPSDGIQYGPFALPQNGLPIALERKPEVDI; encoded by the exons ATGGATTTCTCCGGCATGTTTCTCATTTTCTCTGCGGCGGCTCTGTTTCTATGTTTACTCCGGTTCTTAGCCGGATTCCGTCGTAGCTCCTCCTCGAAACTCCCTCTTCCTCCGGGAACAATGGGTTACCCTTACGTAGGCGAAACGTTCCAGCTTTACTCACAAGACCCAAATGTGTTCTTCGCATCAAAACAGAGAAG ATACGGATCGGTGTTCAAGACTCATGTACTGGGATGCCCATGTGTGATGATCTCGAGCCCTGAAGCTGCCAAGTTCGTCTTGGTTACGAAGTCTCATTTGTTTAAACCAACTTTCCCGGCGAGCAAAGAGAGGATGCTCGGGAAGCAAGCCATCTTCTTCCACCAAGGAGATTATCACGCTAAACTCAGAAAGCTCGTCTTAAGAGCTTTCATGCCTGACTCAGTCAGAAACATGGTCCCACACATCGAATCAATCGCTCAGGAATCACTCAGTTCCTGGGATggaactcaactcaacacttacCAGGAAATGAAAACA TACACTTTCAATGTGGCGTTAATCTCAATACTCGGAGAAGACGCAGTCTTTTACAGAGAGAATCTAAAACGATGCTACTACATTCTTGAGAAAGGTTACAACTCGATGCCGATTAATCTACCGGGAACACTATTCCACAAAGCCATGAAAGCTCGCAAGGAGCTTGCTCAGATCCTCGCAAACATCTTAtcgaagagaagagagaacccATCAACGCACAAAGATCTTCTTGGATCATTCATGGAAGACAAAGAAGGATTAAGCGACGAGCAAATCGCTGACAACATAATCGGAGTTATCTTCGCGGCAAGAGACACAACAGCGAGTGTGCTGACGTGGATCCTCAAGTACTTAGCAGATAATCCAACTGTCCTAGAAGCTGTCACT GAAGAACAAATGGCTATAAAGAAAGCCAAACAAGGAGAGAGTCTCACTTGGGAAGATACAAAGAAGATGACACTAACTTCTAGAGTCGTCCAGGAGACAATGAGAGTTGCTACAATCTTATCTTTCACTTTCAGAGAAGCTGTCGAAGATGTTGAATACGAAG GATACTTGATACCAAAGGGATGGAAAGTATTGCCACTATTCAGAAACATTCATCACAATGCTGATTTCTTTTCGGATCCAGGCAAGTTTGATCCATCAAGATTTGAAGTTGCACCGAAACCAAATACATTCATGCCATTTGGGAATGGGATCCACTCTTGTCCGGGCAATGAGTTAGCTAAACTTGAAATCTCTATTCTAATACATCATCTCACCACCAAGTACAG GTGGTCAATCGTAGGACCTAGCGATGGAATTCAGTATGGACCGTTTGCTCTTCCTCAAAATGGACTGCCTATTGCTTTAGAACGAAAACCAGAGGTGGACATCTAG